tgtagcatagtcatgtgcgagccggtgcaactgtttattctcatgcttgagccctctaatcttctgtttgagactcatcacttcagcagccaatgattcaacttggcaggttcgagcaaataggcgttgggccatattagacacagaacctgcacactgaacactaagagccagagaatcctaaacagccaactcatcagaccgtttggaaagtagtctgttatatttgggagtgagaaggtttctggccactaccgcagcggtcatatcattcttcatcacggaatccccaacggtaagaggaccagtaggggagacgaaggatgggcgccatatgttgtctggagaaggcggggctgcctcttcaacaaggttcaagtcaaaacgatggtcggaggggccagacattttcaaaggtgttaaagagagaagaggtcggacaaatcaagatcttagaagtgcacgaatggagcttctactggtggatattcaagtgtgctttggaacttaatgtcagcccctataaaaatcggcactcgacgaagcttcagaaatcgaagaggcgcctgctcagaaatcgaagaggcgtttgctttctcaaaagctgggcagctcagagaccacgagggtcgatctcagaaatcgaagaggcgtttgctttctcaaaagctgggctgctcaaataccacgaaggccgatctcagaaatcgaagaggtttgctttctcaaaagctgggctgctcagagaccacgagggccgatctcataaatcgaagaggtttgctttctcaaaagctgggctgctcagagaccacgatggccgatctcagaaatcgaagaggcacctacttttccagccttgtcagcacctgtcacacgcactcagctttgcggaaattatgggcattctgtcgaagatttctggcgaagtagaaagcacataaatcgtactgttcaatcacccacttcccacacgcaacagtagctcatgggtaccacatataactttgccaaagttccctgacaaagttgagactacttttccagccttgtcagcacctgtcacacgcacactcagctttgcggaaattatgggcattctgtcgaaaatttctggcgaagtagaaagcacatgaatcgtactgttcaatcacccacttcccacacgcaacagtagctcatgggtatcacatataactttgccaaagttctctgacaaagttgagacacgtgaagcttgcagctctcactacatcgctctgaccaagaagggtaaaagaatagcaaagaaataacactaacaaagtttagacacataaattttgaaggcctagctaccatattattacccacaagggtaaaggaacagtaccactgctggataattggaaagtcccggtgtgtcaacctctgtgcttcgtggcaaggtagactagcaaacatgcccaacctttactcacattcgagaaaacactcccaacaagattgcttgcaccaaaatcgaagaggcatcgccctccgaatctcgagagcctgactcccaacatgattactttctcaaaaatcgaagagagggtaaaggaacagtaccactgctggataattggaaagtccatgtgtgtcaacctctatgcttcgtggcaaggtagactagcaaacatgcccaacctttactcacattcgagaaaacacccccaacaagattgcttgctccaaaatcgaagaggcaccgccctccgaatctcgagagccagactcctaacatgattactttctcaaaaatcgaagagagggtaaaggaacagtaccactactggataattggaaagtccctgtgtgtcaacctctgtgcttcgtggcaaggtagactagcaaacatgcccaacctttactcacattcgagaaaacacccccaacaagattgcttgctccaaaatcaaagaggcaccgccctccgaatctcgagagccagactcctaacatgattactttctcaaaaattgaagagagggtaaaggaacagtaccactgctggataattggaaagtccctgtgtgtcaacctctgtgcttcgtggcaaggtagacaagcaaacatgcccaacctttactcacattcgagaaaacactcccaacaagattgcttgctccaaaatcgaagaggcaccgccctccgaatctcgagagccagattcccaacatgattactttctcaaaaatcgaagacaccgctctccgaatctcgagagccagacccccagcatgattgctttctaaaaaatcgaagaggcatcgttctccgaatctcgagagctagatccccgacaggattgcttgttcgaaaaccgaagagacaccactttcccaacttcaagagccggatctccttggataaagcttgtctgtaatcttcacacgcaacatcagctttccagataccacagaccactttttcaaagtgctctgacagagttaaaactcgtgaagctggcagctcccactaccgtgctatgaccaagcagggtaaaggaatagcattattacttgatgttagggagactcctatatatgtcggcctccatccccaacggacaggcagacctgcaaaaatgctcaacccttcctcttatctgagagggcactcccaacgaagcctttcgaaatattcagctttctttccccccgataatacctctgtaaacaagctatactagagcaagaatatctcatatcatcagggttaaaagcaagagtatcccatatcatgctttttccctgtcttttcctttggccttgttcttacctgcaagacaaggagaaagagagcaatcagtcagcacttggaatcaagcttccagccaggaactgactgcctggaaccccttacctgattacttacctggcattgctctcgagtacttatcttcaacatcttatgcttttagggaagataccgcatctgcctgaggaacagatagggcaagtgagaaggatacaaggaagcatgtggagacaagcgtaacagcacacgtgccgatacatccactactctgtcaaaagcaaaagtatcccatatcagcagggtcgaacgtactctagatttgatggacttgttttgacccttaaattcttcagtcggccttatactctggaggaaaccagaaaaccctccagcccagttcaagaataagcctgtggaaagttacttcttcaaaagcaaaagtatcccatatcatctcttctcatttttcttctctttatccttcatgctgcctgcaagatagggagaatgtgaacaatcagtcggagctctgattgcttaccttgtctgttacctctttcagcagatcccctagctcggcgacttgggggactcctactacatggtttgtatcgcgcttgaccaagcttgaaactacaagtaagcttcaagtgacattgatacattaccttgtgcatctccaccagttacagataccacccctggatggaggaagagtacttccagagaagatgccacatctacctatgagacagataaggaaagttaagacgataccacactccagtacttagaagtttcgtggttacgagatcattctcccacaatatttcctaatgtcatttgtactaaatcattcacttgtactccctaaaggagagcttgaacctatgtacttgtgtaaacccttcacaattaatgagaacttttatattccgtggacgtagccaatctgggtgaaccacgtacatcttatgtttgctttcctatctctatccatttatatacttatccacactaatgaccggagtaatctagcgaagatcacaaaaagtgaccgttttcactacctaggatctatcttgcaagagaacggagaattaaatggagatctcaaccatagaatgctggatggatgaagtgtaagagtgtatccggcgtgttgggtgaccgtcgtaggccattgAAGCTcgagggaaaattttatagaacggcaataaggccagcgatgttgtatggcacagaatgttgggcggtgaagcatcaacacgtacacaaaatgggtgtagcggagatgaggatgcttcgtgggatgtatgggcacacgagaaaggataagattgggaatgaggatatccgaggtaaaggaggagtagccaaaattgaaggaaatatgagagaaaatcggttccggtggtttggacatgtgcaaagaaggcctactgacgctccggttcgaaaatgtgactacgggacagaggttcagggccgaaggggtagaggaagacctaggaaaactttggaagagaccctaagaaaagacttgagtacttggatctaacggaggacaagacacaaaaccgagcgcaatggcgttctaggattcatatagccgaccccacttagtgggaaaaaggctttgttgttgttgttgttgtattcaaGGGAGGACCCTCCGACAAGATCTACATGGAAGTCGAACTCAGAAGATTGCTATGGTTGGAGCAACACTTCTCGGATCTTGGTAATGCAAGCACGGCACTTTTAGGTGATGAACCTGCAGGCTCCGTTTCAGCCGGGTAAATTCTTTCGAGTATTTTTAGACTTAGTACCCCAATCACACTGATCATATATTTGAAATATAATCTGCTGAAATATTGATGTTCTATGAATTTGCAGCATCAAGGCTCTCAAAGCAATAGAGGGAGTACTTAGCTAAGAGGGTGAGTTCCAAGCTGACAGCGGACGAGAGAGAAATGATGTACGCGAAATGGGAGATTCCGCCCGGAGGGAAACAGAGGAGGTTGCAGCTGGTGAACAAGTGGTGGACAGACCCCCATAACATGCAAAACGTGCGGGAAAGCGCTGAAGTTGTTGCGAAGCTGGTCGGCTTCTGTAAATCGGGTGAGCACATTAGCAAGGAGATGTTTGAACTGAATTTCGCGCAGCCGTCGGATAAGAAGACGTGGATGGGGTGGAACTTGATATCAAATCTTTTGAATCTGTAAACAAGAACTAAAGTGCTTTCTCTTCACTGTTGTTACAAATGAAGGTTTTGTTGTATAAATTTCTGTCACGATCAAGAATTGCCATGTATGTATTACTTTGATGCAATGAATGTAAAGGGTTATTTTAGTACTTCTGTTCTGTTGGGCTCGTGAATTCGAACACATGATTCCGGGTGTGAAAATAAATGCTTTTTCAACCGTGTTGCTttatttgaaaaaccaaatgagaaataatattagaaatactataaatatatataaattgcaACCCTATGAAGCTTCACTTTTCCCTGCGATTGGCTTTGGGTCTTTTCTGTGCAGCTTAGGTGGAAGGCGAAGAAGGCCCTCTGCTGTGGGCCCGAGGCATCAGTGGTTTTTTCGTTTAAATTGTTTTGTAATTCCCTTATGAGCATTCCAATCCGCTGTAGCACAATACAATGAATTCTCATTAAACAACCAAGTTCGACTCCTGGCAGCGGAAAAATGTTTTTATTATATAATCTTTTATTGGCACGGAAAAGATTAGTTGTGAATTCTttaattatgaattttttatcTTTCAGATTTTCATTTGGAAACCAAAAATTAGTAGACAACCAATTTctcatatttatataattagtcgttaattctttaattatgaattttttatcTTTCAGATATTCatttgaaaaccaaaaattaGTAGACAACCAATTTCTCACATTTATATACTTCTTTTAAAGGAGATATCCCACCATCCATTGGTGACATACCTCCCCCATGTAGCCCCGATGCATGAGGCATTAACATAAATTTCTCACATTTATATACTTCTTTTTAAGGAGGTATCCCACCATCCATTGGTGACATACCTCTCTCATATAGCGCAGATGCATGAGGAAGAAACATATTTTTGGTCTCCCAAGTCAAATAGTACGTCAAAATAGAGCCGGTGGAAGGATTCATGCCCAAGGAGTACACCTATGAGAATGTGAACTTGGATTGGAGCTCCAACTCTTTGCTCACTTTGCGCTAAACAAATCCTTTGGAGTTACATTTAtatgatctttttttttctcaataatACGGTAAAACAACATAAAGTTCTGAAttatgatcaaatttcaagtttatttttctCAACCAACCAAAGCATAAaccttagaaagaaaaattatgataaaaaaataaggaatggtttttatcacaaatggtctctgaaatttaccctcaccatcaagatggtccctgaaattgaaaatcaatcaatgtagtccctaaaaataagtgtcgcaaatcaatgtggtcattccgtcacaattttgttaaaaatttcgttaagtgctgatgtgacacataaatgggccCCATAAGTTTTAcggatttttatcacaaatggtccctgcaATTGACctacaccatcaagatggtcattaaaattgaaaatcgatgaatgtagtccttgaaaataagtgtcgcaaatcaatatgatcattccGCTACAATCatgtaaaaaaatttgttatgtgctgatgtgagttaataattacttaaaaaagttgtctaaatatttttttgaacaatagaatatttttttttataataggaCCTACTCCGAAGAGAGATCCcttccataaattctcaaaggcacaaggcttaaccaaggcctaagagggggtttggaaatagttttcaactAACAGTAGACGTAACTTggttataacctcattatctcaaggcaGACCTCGTCGTTCTTTGAGTCACAAGACCACCAGGAAAGCGCCAAACAAGCTCTCAAGATTTAACAGTGATGTCCCAGAAGTCGTTGACAATTAGCCAAGTTGTCACCAAAGGTGATCTCAATCCAGATTCAATTCGGTGAAGGGTGTCGAATTGTGTAAAAATGAGtgtattgagattttttttagagaatagacAGCGAATAAGGTAGATGAATGTGGACTAGGATTAGAGGTAATTGTAGGACTGAGTTTTTGGGTTCACAactttttattaactattaaattattaaacttatttgtaatttttttaaatttaattagatTTGTGTGATTCATTTATGTGttacatcagcacataacaatatttttgacaaaattgtgacGAAAATGCTACATTGATTTGGGATACTTACTTGCggactacattgatcaattttcaatttcatagaccattttgatgtcacgggtcaatttcagggactattTTGAATGTTgcgggtcaatttcaaggatcatttgtgagaaaaaaagACTTATATGAcctatttatgtgccacatcgcgcttaacagaatttttaacagaattgtaATGGAAGAATCACGTTGATttgtgacacctattttcagggactacattttattgatttttaatttcagggataatcttgatgatgatgatcaatttcagagatcatttgtgataaaaacctaaTAAGGAATTTCCCAAACAAAAACAGGAAGAAAAGGGTATATAAGTAATTTGACATGTTTTCAATCGCAAAAGCAGGACTCTAGACGAGAGCAAGTGattgtcccaaaaaaaaaaaaaatacgagAGCAAGTGattgtcccaaaaaaaaaaaaaatacgagAGCAAGTGAAGCCGTCAACCCTTCTCCCTTTGCTCCCTCTCTTCGTTTTCTCTACTTTTATTTCGTATCGAAGTAGAACGACGATACAAAATTCAGAGACAGATTCTTTCGAATAATCAAagcaaaaaaatcaaataaataaatcgGAGAATAATGGGAAGAGAGGTTCCacagcaacagcagcagcagcaggtgGCGCTCGCTGTGGAGCAGCTGCTCGCCGTGAATCCGTACAACCCTGACATCCTTCCCGATCTCGAAAACTACGTCAACGAGCAGGTCTGTatctctatctctatctctgTCTCTTGATTGAAGGAAATCGATACTTGGGTTTGATTAATTTCCATTGAATGACTGGGTGATTTGCTTATTTTTTAGGTTTCTTCGCAAACCTACAGTCTCGATGCCAATCTCTGCCTTCTTCGCCTCTATCAGGTAATTTGAGAGTTGGGATTTTTAATtatggttgtgttttgttttagaATTAGTGCGAAAGTGAATTctttttaattggtttatgttttgcaaTCCATAATTTACTGCAAAAATGAATGCTTTTtaattggttttttattttttagaattcaTAATTTACTGAAAAGCGGAATTTTTTagttggtttttgttttggatTGTTTAATTTACTGCAAATTCTTTAGTTGGTTTTTGTTCTAGACTGTATGATTTACTGCAAAGCTGAATTCTTTGTAATTTGTTGTTggattttgttttaaattgtaTGATTTACTGCAAAGCCGAATTCTTTGTAATTGGTTTTAGATTTTTGATTCTATAATTTTGCTTGCCAAGCTTTATTCTGTTTAAttggtgtttgttttttacTCTGTAATTTACTGCAAAACTGaactttgttgtttttttttttttttttttttttttgcttcggGTGCAGTTTGAGCCGGACCGTATGAGCACCCAAATTGTTGCCCGCATCTTGGTTAAGGTCTGTATGAATCTTGTGCTTTGAAacctttcttttatttgtaattaAGAAGGGTGTTTAATGTTTATGATTGCTAATTGATGTGCAGGCATTGATGGCAATGCCCTCTCCTGATTTCAGCCTCTGCCTCTTCTTAATTCCCGAAAGAGTGGTATAGTTCTCTCATTCGTTTCCTCCTCCTCACAATGTCATTATTTTCGTTCACGTGTGATGAAGGTTCAAATAGATTGTGCGCTGTGTGTCTGTGAGTCAAAATTGCAGAATGGTTTTCAAGTTCCTTGTTTATTCAGCTCTTATTAGTTTCTGGTTTTCTGTGTTTGTCATCTCGGAGAATTCCATTATCAATGAGATATTTCGGGTTATGGAATGTTATTCTGCTTCTTTGGTCATTGAATATTGTTCAGCTAATTCCCTCTTTTGTTTGCTCTAATAATTCTTTATCAGCAAATGGAGGAGCAGTTCAAGACGCTAATTGTTCTATCTCACTACTTGGAGGTATGTTTCTCTCTGTAGTGTTTGCATTCGGGTCCTCATTACTCATGCATAGCTTATAAACCTACTCATTTCCTTTGCAGACTGGACGATTCAGTCAATTCTGGGATGAAGCATCCAAGAATCGTCACATAGTTGAAGCTGTTCCAGGTATTTTAtagatatgttttttttttctttttccgtgAGATATATGGTTTCGATTTACAGAATTGTTATGGATTTTGTCCAGCTACTGGTTTTTTGACTAACATCTTTCGTTTGTATTATATGGAATGTTGTGTGTTACGCATGGACTTACAAAATAATTGGCTGCAggttttgagcaagcaatccaAGACTATGCAGTTCATGTTCTTTCCTTGACATACCAGAGGGTTCCCAGATCTGTGCTTGCTGaggtatattttttatatttatacatattcCGCAAAGTGTTTAGGACTTCAACGCTTAATCCTACCAGGGGAGGGgcattgaattttttatattggGCTCTGCAAAACGTGTAATCAATTGTGCTGTCACAGGCTATCAACATCGAAGGTTTAGCCCTGGACAAGTTCCTTGAGCACCATGTAGCTAATAGTGGTTGGATTCTTGAGAAAGGTCAAGGCAGGGGTCAACTCATTGTTTTACCTCGAAATGAATTTAACCATCCTGAGCTGAAGAAAAACACTGACGATGGCATCCCATTAGAGCACGTGGCTCGCATCTTCCCCATTCTTGGTTGATCATCGTCTCTGCTGATCTCTGTGCTTATGGACACTCTTGCCATATTTTGAACACAAACTTGAGCATTCTGAGACCAGCTGCAGCTCTAACTTTTACGATTACATGGCTCAGTTGCTTCATTCCGTCTTCGGTAGCTTTGGTTTATTCTGTTTGAgacttttgagttttatgtcGAAAACTAGACGGCTGCTTATCCGCGGGATTCCTTGACTGTAATTTTATTGAAGCTATAAATTTTCTTATTCGAAAACTTTTCCGAGGCACCACAAAACCTACTCCTCTCCCTCCTTTCTGTTCTTCCTTTTAGCCGTTTTCGATCGCTTAGATTGATAGCTGTTTCTTCTCAGTTTCGGCTGGCTCCTTGATCATAAAAGAACGAAGACATTTTAGACAAAATGATCTTTGAGATTGACACAACTCCTTTGGTCTTTAAGATTTcaaatcgatagaagtgattATTAAGTTTGCCCACCATCCCTTAAttatagaaaaactaatgaaaatgacttgaaaactttgagttttaacgataaggacaaaataaagggtaaagtgatagtattaggtttgactttttagtataaaaatgtg
This is a stretch of genomic DNA from Malus domestica chromosome 02, GDT2T_hap1. It encodes these proteins:
- the LOC103454020 gene encoding eukaryotic translation initiation factor 3 subunit K-like, which codes for MGREVPQQQQQQQVALAVEQLLAVNPYNPDILPDLENYVNEQVSSQTYSLDANLCLLRLYQFEPDRMSTQIVARILVKALMAMPSPDFSLCLFLIPERVQMEEQFKTLIVLSHYLETGRFSQFWDEASKNRHIVEAVPGFEQAIQDYAVHVLSLTYQRVPRSVLAEAINIEGLALDKFLEHHVANSGWILEKGQGRGQLIVLPRNEFNHPELKKNTDDGIPLEHVARIFPILG